Proteins from a single region of Anastrepha ludens isolate Willacy chromosome 5, idAnaLude1.1, whole genome shotgun sequence:
- the LOC128863862 gene encoding HEAT repeat-containing protein 3 → MGKTRRNRVRHIANSNPLGTTNLNDFLNGDEDLMDNGLGPVDTMREQLLNVNVEEKLNALQSLAVLVQSGKKDKLTAICESNIIRIAAPYMFDRDQPLRNAAAGALRNFTVCMPEVCDIFVEQDVLTPLLTLLDEYAQNTEWIPNFDSAMGGQLDIRSDTFLQAINLLWNLCESSTIALDTFNQTQLIGSLIRCLDHTIFGLDIAISVAQCILVVSESNQRVWNVLTQHVPALLSLLELTGGYGQHYLRTLGAGILSNVPALSAAYTSNILNCLAQTLAIDQQEALSNVLNGRVENERNDCVPVLDINMETEEEETEEAAALRRRRQELPTQSEIAMKDVANLLDAHRVATEIITNLVSNDDEEWVDSEGEDASEGEGVVDYEVENSNSNGDIQDLDKLPAELVEIIKSLGIVQKLWQKAQVLPDNVAQSLRDVSLGLVMKVKNLRISSLLCLQNLCNALSPEDMGGAKAIYDVWVELGQQVFKGPQDVTVMEPATSLMRAALERLKPNKELFGQMADNDLELIFNGVKNCSVAEIRANWLRMLGTLGCLLPETLVRTIITFIVEACVEEDDVWTISEALDSLMDMFADNDWPKIIVELNLPEVLKKLEKMFRNKIRQQRRELKERYPAVQTVRTNLSRFIRYMEIEADKYAKNA, encoded by the exons ATGGGTAAAACGAGGCGTAACCGAGTACGGCATATTGCAAATTCCAATCCTTTGGGAACTACTAACCTTAATGACTTCTTGAACGGCGATGAAGATTTAATGGACAATGGATTGGGTCCGGTTGATACAATGCGAGAGCAACTATTGAATGTAAATgtcgaagaaaaattaaatgctttgcAATCACTTGCTGTGCTAGTGCAATCTGGCAAAAAGGACAAATTAACTGCCATTTGCGAAAGTAACATTATACGAATAGCAGCTCCATATATGTTTGATCGTGATCAACCTTTGCGAAATGCAGCTGCAGGAGCGCTACGTAACTTCACCGTGTGTATGCCC GAAGTATGTGACATCTTTGTTGAGCAGGACGTGCTCACGCCACTTTTAACTCTACTCGACGAATACGCCCAAAACACCGAATGGATACCGAACTTTGATAGTGCAATGGGCGGCCAATTAGATATACGATCAGACACATTTTTGCAGGCTATAAATCTCCTATGGAATCTCTGCGAGAGTTCAACGATAGCGCTGGACACTTTTAATCAAACGCAATTAATTGGGAGCTTAATTCGTTGCCTAGATCATACAATTTTTGGTTTAGATATAGCAATATCAGTTGCTCAGTGCATATTAGTGGTGTCGGAGAGTAATCAAAGGGTATGGAATGTGTTGACTCAGCATGTGCCTGCGCTGTTAAGTTTGCTCGAACTTACGGGTGGTTATGGACAACATTATCTGAGGACCTTAGGAGCgg GTATTTTGTCAAATGTGCCAGCTTTGTCAGCGGCATACACTAGCAATATCTTAAATTGCTTAGCACAAACATTAGCTATTGACCAGCAAGAAGCCTTGTCAAATGTGTTGAATGGACGTGTTGAAAATGAACGAAATGATTGTGTGCCAGTACTGGATATAAATATGGAAACAGAAGAGG AAGAGACGGAAGAAGCCGCTGCTTTGCGCAGACGACGCCAAGAATTGCCAACACAAAGTGAAATCGCAATGAAAGATGTAGCAAATTTGTTGGATGCTCATCGTGTCGCAACAGAGATTATTACGAATTTAGTTTCCAATGATGATGAAG AGTGGGTCGATTCAGAAGGGGAAGATGCATCTGAAGGTGAAGGTGTTGTGGACTACGAAGTTGAAAACTCAAATAGTAATGGAGATATTCAAGACTTGGATAAACTTCCTGCAGAGTTGgttgaaattattaaatcgTTGGGAATTGTACAAAag cTTTGGCAAAAAGCACAAGTTTTACCTGATAATGTGGCACAGTCCTTGCGCGACGTCAGTTTAGGATTGGTTATGAA agtGAAAAACTTGCGTATTTCTTCGCTGCTTTGCTTGCAAAACCTCTGCAACGCGCTGAGTCCCGAGGACATGGGCGGCGCTAAAGCCATTTACGATGTCTGGGTAGAACTTGGCCAGCAAGTGTTTAAGGGTCCTCAAGATGTCACCGTCATGGAGCCGGCAACTTCGTTAATGCGTGCTGCATTAGAACGTCTAAAACCAAACAAAGAACTATTCGGTCAAATGGCAGATAATGACTTGGAG ttaatttttaatGGCGTTAAGAATTGCAGTGTTGCTGAAATTCGTGCAAATTGGTTGCGCATGTTGGGTACACTGGGTTGCCTATTGCCAGAAACTTTAGTTCGCACTATAATTACATTCATCGTAGAAGCGTGTGTCGAG GAAGATGACGTTTGGACCATTTCCGAGGCACTTGATTCCTTAATGGACATGTTCGCCGATAATGATTGGCCAAAAATTATTGTTGAGTTGAATTTGCCCGAAGTGCTGAAAAAGTTGGAGAAAATGTTTAGAAATAAG ATACGGCAGCAACGTCGTGAACTGAAGGAGCGTTATCCAGCTGTGCAAACTGTGCGCACAAATCTGTCGCGTTTCATTAGATATATGGAAATAGAAGCCGATAAGTACGCGAaaaatgcgtaa